In one Pseudodesulfovibrio tunisiensis genomic region, the following are encoded:
- the hpsH gene encoding (2S)-3-sulfopropanediol dehydratase activating enzyme: MNATKGIVFNIQNFSVHDGNGIRTLVFLKGCPLRCFWCSNPESQLRQPEMGFNPDRCLGTDKCTRCIRKCPNDAISQTDDNLIMMNPDKCQHCFTCADNCAAGALNVYGKEMTVDEVIEEVEKESLFYARSGGGMTLSGGEATAQPEFGIALLKEARRRRIHTAMESCACVKWEVFREFCANLDQLMVDLKAFDEDLHKKGTGVGNQLIKENILRAIEEFPNLSILVRTPVIPGFNDNAEELRKIIGFLPVRPNVRYEMLPYHRMGQPKYAYLGREFPMGKAEISEEFMRSVKPMEIMANERFGKAK; the protein is encoded by the coding sequence ATGAACGCTACGAAAGGTATAGTTTTCAACATTCAGAATTTCTCCGTCCATGACGGAAACGGAATCAGAACCCTTGTCTTTCTGAAAGGCTGCCCTCTGCGCTGCTTCTGGTGCAGCAATCCGGAATCCCAGCTCAGGCAGCCTGAGATGGGCTTCAATCCCGACCGTTGCCTCGGCACCGACAAATGCACCCGTTGCATAAGGAAATGTCCCAACGACGCGATTTCGCAGACCGATGACAATCTCATCATGATGAATCCGGACAAGTGCCAGCACTGCTTCACCTGCGCGGACAACTGTGCGGCTGGTGCGCTGAATGTCTACGGCAAGGAAATGACCGTGGACGAAGTGATCGAGGAAGTGGAAAAGGAATCGCTTTTCTACGCGCGTTCCGGCGGCGGCATGACCCTTTCCGGCGGAGAGGCCACGGCCCAGCCCGAATTCGGTATTGCCCTGCTCAAGGAAGCCAGACGCCGACGCATCCATACGGCCATGGAATCCTGCGCTTGCGTGAAATGGGAAGTGTTCAGGGAATTCTGCGCCAACCTCGACCAGCTCATGGTCGACCTGAAGGCGTTCGACGAAGACCTGCACAAAAAGGGAACCGGCGTGGGCAATCAGCTCATCAAGGAAAACATTCTCAGGGCCATCGAGGAATTCCCGAACCTGTCCATTCTGGTGAGAACGCCCGTGATTCCCGGCTTCAACGACAATGCCGAGGAATTGCGGAAAATCATCGGCTTTCTGCCGGTCCGCCCGAACGTCCGCTACGAAATGCTGCCCTACCACAGGATGGGCCAGCCCAAATACGCCTATCTCGGCCGCGAATTTCCCATGGGCAAGGCCGAAATCTCCGAGGAATTCATGCGCTCGGTCAAACCCATGGAAATCATGGCCAACGAACGCTTCGGCAAGGCGAAATGA
- a CDS encoding amidohydrolase family protein, translating into MDIIDFRFRPNTQATIDGFTKSTMFKGMFAKMDLTRLYAQSVPEVVDMISKEGYVKAVITGRDCSGTYDAKSNNEGVKAFVREFPDMFLGFMGVDPNRGMDAIYELDKDIREDGMHGACIDPYLAKMFVNDARYYPVYSKCCELDIPVIVATGPGTLVPGAVMEHAAPRYIDYVARDFPQLKIIISHGGYPWVEEAIMITERNENVYMELSEYERHPGGESYVKAAANLIGDKILFASAHPGADFRDALAMYKGFGLSEDVMEQIMFRNAQKVLGL; encoded by the coding sequence GTGGATATTATTGACTTTCGTTTCCGTCCCAACACTCAGGCGACCATCGACGGCTTTACCAAGAGCACCATGTTCAAGGGCATGTTTGCCAAGATGGATCTGACCCGGCTCTATGCCCAGAGCGTTCCCGAGGTCGTGGACATGATCAGCAAGGAAGGGTACGTCAAGGCCGTCATCACCGGCCGCGACTGCTCCGGCACATACGATGCGAAATCCAACAATGAAGGCGTGAAGGCCTTTGTCAGGGAATTCCCCGACATGTTTCTGGGTTTCATGGGCGTGGACCCGAATCGCGGCATGGACGCCATCTACGAATTGGACAAGGACATCAGGGAAGACGGCATGCATGGAGCCTGCATCGACCCCTATCTTGCCAAGATGTTCGTGAATGACGCCAGATACTACCCGGTTTACAGCAAGTGCTGCGAACTGGATATCCCGGTGATCGTGGCCACTGGCCCGGGAACTCTGGTCCCCGGCGCAGTCATGGAGCATGCTGCTCCCCGCTACATCGACTATGTTGCCCGTGATTTTCCGCAGCTCAAGATCATCATCAGTCACGGCGGCTATCCCTGGGTAGAGGAAGCCATCATGATCACTGAACGTAATGAAAACGTGTACATGGAGCTTTCGGAGTACGAGCGGCATCCCGGTGGGGAATCCTATGTGAAGGCCGCTGCCAATCTGATTGGTGACAAGATTCTTTTCGCCAGCGCGCACCCCGGTGCGGATTTCCGCGATGCGCTGGCCATGTACAAGGGATTTGGCCTTTCCGAGGATGTCATGGAGCAGATCATGTTCAGGAACGCACAGAAGGTTCTCGGCTTGTAA
- a CDS encoding TRAP transporter substrate-binding protein: protein MKKILVFFLLLAMTLCAAVVNASGLKPMVILAATSNPPGSSHEVAITEFKKLIEKESDGVIRVQPFIGGTMGSEQANVKQLRTGELHVSALSADNMTPFAPSATLLVLPGLFPSIDKAHKLLGDDRFLTDLGDRIARESSTRPIGWLISGYRNITNSKHPVTCLDDLKDLKIRVPAVDLQLATYKAWGTEGFPMAWSETFNALQQGVADGQYNPHLSTRDRKFWEVQKYITELRVHLLLVAFSVSEKWYQSLPEQNRALIKKCMQEATRYQWDWVEGENQKCLRMSLEHGMVVNKLTDEDVWEKKARSIWPQFHDVLGGKDKIDRAIGIME, encoded by the coding sequence ATGAAAAAAATTCTCGTATTCTTCCTGCTTCTCGCCATGACGCTGTGTGCTGCTGTTGTCAATGCCTCCGGATTGAAGCCGATGGTCATTCTGGCTGCGACCTCCAATCCTCCGGGAAGCTCTCATGAAGTGGCCATAACCGAATTCAAGAAGCTGATCGAAAAGGAATCCGACGGCGTCATCCGCGTTCAGCCTTTCATTGGTGGGACCATGGGCAGTGAACAGGCCAATGTCAAACAGCTCAGGACCGGAGAGCTGCATGTTTCGGCTCTGTCTGCCGACAACATGACTCCGTTTGCCCCCAGCGCAACCCTGCTGGTGCTGCCTGGTCTGTTTCCTTCCATTGACAAGGCGCACAAGCTTCTGGGCGATGATCGTTTTCTGACTGATCTGGGCGACAGGATTGCCCGTGAAAGTTCCACTCGTCCCATCGGCTGGCTGATCAGCGGTTACCGCAATATTACGAATTCCAAGCATCCCGTTACCTGTCTCGACGATCTCAAGGATCTCAAGATTCGGGTTCCTGCTGTCGATTTGCAGCTGGCAACCTACAAGGCCTGGGGCACCGAAGGGTTTCCCATGGCCTGGTCCGAAACGTTCAATGCTCTTCAGCAGGGTGTGGCTGATGGTCAGTACAATCCTCATTTGAGCACCCGAGACAGGAAATTCTGGGAAGTTCAGAAATATATCACGGAACTGCGCGTGCATTTGCTGCTGGTTGCCTTCAGCGTTTCCGAAAAGTGGTATCAGAGTCTTCCTGAACAGAATCGTGCACTGATCAAGAAGTGCATGCAGGAAGCCACCCGGTATCAGTGGGATTGGGTCGAGGGTGAGAATCAGAAATGCCTGCGGATGAGTCTGGAGCACGGCATGGTCGTGAACAAACTCACGGATGAAGATGTTTGGGAGAAGAAGGCTCGTTCGATTTGGCCTCAGTTCCACGATGTACTCGGGGGCAAGGACAAGATTGATCGAGCTATCGGGATAATGGAGTAG
- the hpsG gene encoding (2S)-3-sulfopropanediol dehydratase has protein sequence MYNLDCCLSPQEERIEKKSMDRSGRERVYGILDSFHMTTPYIDIERARYFTESMKLTEGQPLVLRWAKALLNCAEKMTVYITPNSLLAGRSGKLGRYGILYPEIDGDFYFTLADLDKREKSPFKITPEEVKIVLEDIAPYWKGRTYHEHLNNAMPEDLRGVTYDDDSGLKSKFVVSETSSYRSALQWVHDYPKVLKRGFKDIQREAQERLDSLDHESPIEMWEKKPFYEAMVIVCDAIMLWSRRHADLARELAAAEENETRKAELLKLAEICERVPAEPARNFHEAVQSQWFTQMFSRIEQKASAIISNGRMDQYLFPYYEQDIKAGVLTPEGAKELLENMWVEMAQFIDLYINPTGNEFNEGYAHWEAVTIGGQTPNGKDATNELTYLFLESKREFPMNYPDLAARIHSRSPERFIHEVALTIKDGTGFPKLINDEEIVPLYAIKGAPLDQALDYSVSGCTEARMPNIETYTSGCVYINFATAIEMTMHNGRMLKYGSEVVGLETGDPTTFKTWDEFHEAYLKQHHNLLAKAFRQQYIVDCLRPEHFATPFASVLHDLCMDKGKDLQSQHIEGGLEYSYFEFLGYGTVVDSLSAIKKLVFEDKKLTMKEVVDAINANFEGHEEVREILKTAPCYGNNDPYADTIARELDSVCQEFAHKYSLERGVNLDVRYVPITSHVPFGKVVSATPNGRPAWTALSDGSSASHGADKKGPTAVLMSNYHSKNNGLMNRASRLLNVKLSPKVVEGEEGTRKVVDMIRTWCDLHLWHLQFNIVNRETLIAAQKDPDNYRDLIVRIAGYSAYFCDLSRDLQNDIINRTEHQMM, from the coding sequence ATGTATAATTTGGATTGCTGCCTCTCCCCTCAGGAAGAGCGTATCGAAAAGAAGAGCATGGACCGTTCCGGCCGCGAACGCGTTTACGGAATCCTCGATTCCTTTCACATGACCACCCCGTACATCGACATCGAGCGTGCCCGCTACTTCACCGAATCCATGAAGCTGACCGAGGGCCAGCCTCTGGTTCTTCGCTGGGCCAAGGCTCTGCTGAACTGCGCCGAGAAGATGACCGTGTACATCACTCCCAATTCCCTGCTCGCCGGCCGCTCCGGCAAGCTCGGCCGCTACGGCATCCTCTACCCCGAAATCGACGGCGACTTCTACTTCACTCTCGCCGATCTGGACAAACGCGAAAAGAGCCCGTTCAAGATCACCCCGGAAGAAGTCAAGATCGTTCTCGAGGACATCGCTCCCTACTGGAAGGGTCGGACCTATCATGAGCACCTGAACAATGCCATGCCCGAGGACCTGCGCGGCGTGACCTACGACGACGACAGCGGCCTCAAGTCCAAGTTCGTTGTCTCCGAGACCTCTTCCTACCGCTCCGCCCTGCAGTGGGTGCACGACTACCCCAAGGTGCTGAAGCGCGGCTTCAAGGACATCCAGCGTGAAGCCCAGGAACGTCTGGACTCCCTCGACCACGAAAGCCCGATCGAAATGTGGGAGAAGAAGCCGTTCTACGAAGCCATGGTCATCGTGTGCGACGCCATCATGCTCTGGAGCCGCCGCCATGCCGATCTGGCTCGCGAACTGGCTGCCGCCGAAGAGAACGAGACCCGCAAGGCCGAGCTGCTCAAGCTTGCCGAAATCTGCGAACGCGTGCCTGCCGAGCCTGCCCGCAATTTCCATGAAGCCGTGCAGTCCCAGTGGTTCACCCAGATGTTCTCCCGCATCGAGCAGAAGGCTTCCGCCATCATCTCCAACGGCCGCATGGACCAGTACCTGTTCCCCTACTACGAACAGGACATCAAGGCCGGTGTGCTGACCCCGGAAGGTGCCAAGGAGCTGCTGGAAAACATGTGGGTCGAGATGGCTCAGTTCATCGACCTGTACATCAACCCCACCGGCAACGAGTTCAACGAGGGCTATGCCCACTGGGAAGCCGTGACCATCGGCGGCCAGACCCCGAACGGCAAGGACGCGACCAACGAACTGACCTACCTGTTCCTGGAATCCAAGCGCGAATTCCCCATGAACTACCCTGACCTGGCTGCACGCATCCACTCCCGCAGCCCGGAACGTTTCATCCACGAAGTCGCCCTGACCATCAAGGACGGCACCGGCTTCCCCAAGCTGATCAATGACGAGGAAATCGTTCCCCTGTACGCGATCAAGGGCGCGCCTCTGGATCAGGCTCTGGACTACTCGGTTTCCGGCTGCACCGAAGCCCGCATGCCGAACATCGAAACCTACACTTCCGGTTGCGTGTACATCAACTTTGCCACTGCCATCGAGATGACCATGCACAATGGCCGCATGCTCAAGTACGGCAGCGAAGTCGTGGGTCTGGAAACCGGCGATCCCACCACCTTCAAGACCTGGGACGAATTCCACGAAGCCTACCTGAAGCAGCACCACAACCTGCTCGCCAAGGCTTTCCGCCAGCAGTACATCGTGGACTGCCTGCGCCCCGAGCACTTCGCGACCCCGTTTGCCTCCGTGCTGCACGACCTGTGCATGGACAAGGGCAAGGACCTGCAGAGCCAGCACATCGAAGGCGGTCTGGAATACTCCTACTTCGAATTCCTGGGCTACGGCACGGTTGTCGACTCCCTGAGCGCCATCAAGAAGCTGGTCTTCGAGGACAAGAAGCTGACCATGAAGGAAGTCGTGGATGCCATCAATGCCAACTTCGAGGGACATGAGGAAGTCCGCGAAATCCTGAAGACCGCTCCCTGCTACGGCAACAACGATCCCTATGCGGACACCATTGCCCGCGAGCTGGATAGCGTCTGCCAGGAGTTCGCCCACAAGTACTCTCTGGAACGCGGCGTGAACCTCGACGTTCGCTACGTGCCCATCACTTCGCACGTGCCTTTCGGCAAGGTCGTTTCCGCGACCCCGAACGGTCGTCCGGCATGGACTGCCCTTTCCGACGGTTCCTCCGCCTCTCACGGCGCCGACAAGAAGGGCCCCACTGCTGTTCTGATGTCCAACTACCACTCCAAGAACAACGGCCTGATGAACCGCGCTTCCCGTCTGCTCAACGTGAAGCTCTCCCCGAAGGTCGTCGAGGGCGAGGAAGGCACCCGCAAGGTCGTGGACATGATCCGCACCTGGTGCGACCTCCATCTCTGGCACCTGCAGTTCAACATCGTGAACCGCGAAACCCTGATCGCCGCTCAGAAGGATCCTGACAACTACCGCGATCTCATCGTTCGCATCGCCGGATACTCCGCATACTTCTGCGACCTTTCCCGCGACCTGCAGAACGACATCATCAACCGCACCGAACATCAGATGATGTAG